A single region of the Paraburkholderia sprentiae WSM5005 genome encodes:
- a CDS encoding winged helix DNA-binding protein, whose amino-acid sequence MTRHPTKIVSSEHLVSESSAELSELEYALIMAGNAFNRWMVRCMSAAGDKDMTAIEVSLLHHVSHRERRKKLADICFVLNIEDTHVATYALKKLVARGYVKSEKTGKEVFFSATDAGRELCLKYREVRENCLISTLKESGLSNQQIGEAAQLMRNASGLYDTAARAAASL is encoded by the coding sequence ATGACGCGTCATCCCACCAAGATCGTTTCGTCGGAACATCTCGTCTCCGAAAGCAGTGCCGAGCTGTCCGAGCTCGAATACGCGCTGATCATGGCGGGCAATGCGTTCAACCGCTGGATGGTGCGCTGCATGTCGGCGGCCGGCGACAAGGACATGACCGCGATCGAGGTGTCGCTGCTGCACCACGTGAGCCATCGCGAACGCCGCAAGAAGCTCGCGGACATCTGTTTCGTGCTGAACATCGAGGACACGCACGTGGCGACCTACGCGTTGAAAAAGCTCGTAGCTAGAGGGTACGTAAAAAGCGAAAAGACCGGCAAGGAAGTGTTCTTTTCCGCCACCGACGCGGGCCGCGAGCTATGCCTGAAATATCGTGAGGTGCGCGAAAACTGCCTGATCTCGACGCTCAAGGAAAGCGGCCTGTCCAACCAGCAGATTGGCGAAGCCGCGCAGTTGATGCGCAATGCGTCGGGCCTGTACGACACGGCGGCGCGCGCGGCCGCTTCGCTGTAA
- the pxpA gene encoding 5-oxoprolinase subunit PxpA codes for MEIDLNADLGEGCGSDEALLDLVSSANIACGWHAGGPNAMRDCVRWAVQKGVSIGAHPSFNDPENFGRKEMDLPAGDIYAGVLYQLGALSAIAQAEGGRIAHVKPHGALYNQAARDAKIADAIVSAVHDFDPSVAVFALANSGLVSAARNAGLTAIEEVFADRGYRADGSLVPRKEPGALLDDEDEVLARTLTMIREQRVKAVDGQWVALNAQTICLHGDGPHALAFARRIRGALADAGIEVHPAGAARV; via the coding sequence ATGGAAATCGATCTGAACGCCGATCTCGGCGAAGGCTGCGGCTCGGACGAGGCGCTGCTCGACCTCGTGAGTTCGGCCAACATCGCGTGCGGCTGGCATGCGGGTGGCCCCAACGCGATGCGCGACTGCGTGCGTTGGGCCGTGCAAAAAGGCGTGTCGATCGGCGCGCATCCGAGCTTCAACGATCCCGAGAATTTCGGCCGCAAGGAAATGGATTTGCCGGCGGGCGATATCTACGCGGGCGTGCTGTATCAGCTCGGCGCGCTGTCGGCGATCGCGCAGGCCGAGGGTGGGCGTATCGCGCATGTGAAGCCGCACGGCGCGCTGTACAACCAGGCCGCGCGCGACGCGAAAATCGCCGACGCGATCGTCTCCGCGGTGCACGATTTCGATCCGTCGGTCGCGGTGTTCGCGCTCGCCAACAGCGGGCTCGTGAGCGCGGCGCGCAACGCGGGCCTGACCGCGATCGAGGAAGTGTTCGCCGACCGCGGCTATCGAGCCGACGGCTCGCTCGTGCCGCGCAAGGAGCCGGGCGCGTTGCTCGACGACGAGGACGAAGTGCTCGCGCGCACGCTCACGATGATCCGCGAGCAACGCGTGAAGGCCGTCGACGGTCAATGGGTCGCGCTGAACGCGCAGACCATCTGCCTGCACGGCGACGGCCCGCATGCGCTCGCGTTCGCGCGACGCATTCGTGGTGCGCTTGCCGACGCCGGCATCGAAGTGCACCCGGCGGGCGCCGCGCGCGTTTGA
- a CDS encoding peptide ABC transporter ATP-binding protein, with protein MSAVPETRRQSGRTGDHVLVADQLARYYTVKRGMFAHGTVKALNGVSFALERGKTLAVVGESGCGKSTLARQLTMIETPSAGRLLIDGEDVAGANREKIAALRRRVQMVFQNPFASLNPRKTVEQTLGEPLAINTQMSATERADRIAQMMRTVGLRPEHAKRYPHMFSGGQRQRVAIARAMILDPQIVVADEPVSALDVSIQAQILNLFMDLQDQFKTSYVFISHNLSVVEHIADDVMVMYFGGVAELGDKQRIFSKPRHPYTRALMSATPSIFEADRTIKIKLQGEMPSPLNPPSGCTFHQRCPYVIDRCRSEEPKLREVDGRLVSCHRAEEVGDVDA; from the coding sequence ATGAGCGCAGTACCCGAAACCCGTCGCCAGTCGGGTCGCACTGGCGACCACGTGCTCGTCGCCGATCAGCTCGCGCGCTACTACACGGTCAAGCGCGGCATGTTCGCGCACGGCACGGTGAAGGCGCTGAACGGCGTGTCGTTCGCGCTCGAACGCGGCAAGACGCTTGCGGTGGTGGGCGAGTCCGGCTGCGGCAAGTCGACGCTCGCGCGTCAGCTGACGATGATCGAAACGCCGAGCGCGGGCCGCTTGCTGATCGACGGCGAGGACGTGGCCGGCGCGAATCGCGAGAAGATCGCGGCGCTCAGGCGGCGCGTGCAGATGGTGTTCCAGAACCCGTTTGCGTCGCTCAATCCGCGCAAGACCGTCGAGCAGACGCTCGGCGAACCGCTCGCGATCAACACGCAGATGAGCGCGACCGAACGCGCCGATCGGATCGCGCAGATGATGCGCACGGTCGGCCTGCGGCCCGAGCACGCGAAGCGCTATCCGCACATGTTCTCCGGCGGCCAGCGTCAGCGGGTCGCGATCGCTCGCGCGATGATCCTCGATCCGCAGATCGTGGTCGCCGACGAACCGGTGTCCGCGCTCGACGTGTCGATCCAGGCGCAGATCCTGAACCTGTTCATGGATCTGCAGGATCAGTTCAAGACGAGCTATGTGTTCATTTCGCACAATCTGTCGGTGGTCGAGCATATCGCCGATGACGTGATGGTCATGTACTTCGGCGGCGTCGCCGAACTGGGCGACAAGCAGCGCATCTTCTCGAAGCCGCGCCATCCGTACACGCGCGCGCTGATGTCGGCGACGCCGTCGATCTTCGAGGCGGACCGCACGATCAAGATCAAGCTGCAAGGCGAAATGCCGTCGCCGCTGAATCCGCCGTCGGGCTGCACGTTCCATCAGCGCTGTCCTTATGTGATCGACCGTTGCCGCAGCGAGGAGCCGAAGCTGCGTGAAGTGGACGGCCGCCTCGTCTCGTGTCACCGCGCCGAAGAGGTGGGGGACGTGGATGCCTGA
- a CDS encoding lytic transglycosylase domain-containing protein, translated as MSKRLFRVYRAAGIALAAAALVACSTASAVKPLPLSQLTNDDQIFVQLREAARNNDAPRAAQLASMIPDYPAPSYLEYFQIKPQLFDSGGHARIDAPDAPVLAFLQKYDGQAIADRMRNDYLTVLGTRHDWRNFDQQYAKFVLDDDTQVKCYALESRASRGENVADAARALLVEPKWYGDGCVDLITVLGSNRQFSADDIWQQIRLAYEQNYTSTGSKLVDALGDQPPDPVLFGQATSTPPLLLARGVGPDAQSHQLALLAITRMARNDPAMAAATFASVAPSLNSPERAIGWGTIGYQGALKQMPGAVDWFRLSANAPLSNPAYEWRTRSALLAGDWNMVRWSIEQMPESLRKQPSWVYWHARALKQAGDTATASQEFQSIASNFNFYGQLALEELGQKITVPPKTTVTDAEVQQAGATPGFDLARRFYALNLRLEGNREWNWPLRTMSDRQLLAAAEYARRIQLYDRTVNTADRTKSEHDFSLRYLSPFRDIVEQDAQSSGLDVEWAYGLIRQESRFIINARSEVGAGGLMQLMPGTAQLVAKKIGLGPVSREQMNDINTNILLGTNYLAMIYNQFDGSAVLATAGYNAGPGRPRNWRQSLQRPVEGAIFAEAIPFQETRDYVKNVLSNTVYYAALFEGRPQSLKARLGYIAP; from the coding sequence ATGTCAAAACGCCTTTTTCGAGTATATCGCGCGGCCGGTATTGCGCTCGCCGCAGCGGCACTCGTTGCCTGCAGCACCGCCTCGGCCGTCAAGCCGCTTCCGCTGTCGCAACTCACGAACGACGACCAGATTTTCGTCCAGCTGCGCGAAGCCGCGCGCAATAACGACGCGCCGCGCGCTGCCCAGCTCGCGAGCATGATCCCGGATTATCCGGCGCCGTCGTATCTCGAGTACTTCCAGATCAAGCCGCAGTTGTTCGATTCAGGCGGCCACGCGCGCATCGACGCGCCGGACGCGCCCGTGCTCGCGTTCCTGCAGAAGTACGACGGCCAGGCGATCGCCGATCGCATGCGCAACGACTACCTGACCGTGCTCGGCACGCGCCACGACTGGCGCAATTTCGACCAGCAGTACGCGAAGTTCGTGCTCGACGACGACACCCAGGTGAAGTGCTACGCGCTCGAATCGCGCGCCTCGCGCGGCGAGAACGTCGCGGACGCGGCGCGAGCGCTGCTCGTCGAGCCGAAATGGTACGGCGACGGCTGCGTCGACCTGATCACGGTGCTCGGTTCGAACCGCCAGTTCAGCGCCGACGACATCTGGCAGCAGATCCGTCTCGCGTATGAGCAGAACTACACGAGCACCGGCAGCAAGCTCGTCGACGCCCTCGGCGACCAGCCGCCCGACCCGGTGCTGTTCGGCCAGGCGACCAGTACGCCGCCGCTGTTGCTCGCGCGCGGCGTCGGGCCGGATGCGCAGTCACATCAGCTGGCGCTGCTCGCCATCACTCGTATGGCGCGCAACGATCCGGCGATGGCCGCGGCCACGTTCGCGTCGGTCGCGCCGTCGCTGAATTCGCCCGAACGCGCGATCGGCTGGGGCACGATCGGCTACCAGGGCGCGCTCAAGCAGATGCCCGGCGCAGTCGACTGGTTCCGGCTGTCGGCGAACGCGCCGCTGTCCAATCCCGCGTATGAATGGCGCACGCGCAGCGCGCTGCTCGCCGGCGACTGGAACATGGTGCGCTGGTCGATCGAGCAGATGCCCGAGTCGCTGCGTAAGCAACCGTCGTGGGTGTACTGGCACGCGCGCGCGCTGAAGCAGGCCGGCGATACGGCCACGGCCAGCCAGGAATTCCAGTCGATCGCGTCGAACTTCAACTTCTACGGCCAGCTCGCGCTCGAAGAGCTCGGGCAGAAGATCACCGTGCCGCCGAAAACCACCGTGACCGACGCTGAAGTGCAGCAAGCCGGTGCCACGCCGGGCTTCGATCTCGCGCGGCGCTTCTATGCGCTGAACCTGCGGCTCGAAGGCAATCGCGAGTGGAACTGGCCGTTGCGCACCATGTCCGACCGGCAACTGCTCGCGGCCGCCGAGTACGCGCGCCGCATCCAGCTGTACGACCGCACCGTCAACACCGCGGACCGCACGAAAAGCGAGCACGATTTCTCGCTGCGCTATCTGTCGCCGTTCCGCGATATCGTCGAGCAGGACGCGCAGTCGAGCGGGCTCGACGTCGAGTGGGCGTACGGGCTGATCCGCCAGGAGTCGCGCTTCATCATCAACGCGCGCTCGGAAGTCGGCGCGGGCGGACTGATGCAGTTGATGCCGGGCACCGCGCAACTGGTCGCGAAGAAGATCGGTCTCGGACCGGTGTCGCGCGAGCAGATGAACGACATCAACACCAACATCCTGCTCGGCACGAACTACCTGGCGATGATCTACAATCAGTTCGACGGGTCCGCCGTGCTGGCCACCGCTGGCTACAACGCAGGTCCGGGCCGTCCGCGCAACTGGCGGCAGTCGTTGC
- a CDS encoding tlde1 domain-containing protein: MAQDIFIKIDGIDGESQDAASHRAEWFALYHIDQRIDDWMFVDGVRRGRFRLHPVGRSGESDGCITLSSREQFKALRSYLKAQPPAFIPGTTTRYYGTLNVK; the protein is encoded by the coding sequence ATGGCACAGGACATCTTTATCAAGATCGATGGTATCGATGGCGAATCGCAGGACGCGGCCTCGCACCGCGCGGAATGGTTTGCTCTGTACCACATCGACCAACGCATTGATGATTGGATGTTCGTAGACGGTGTGCGACGCGGCAGGTTTCGATTGCACCCGGTAGGACGATCTGGAGAAAGCGATGGTTGTATTACGCTTTCGTCCCGCGAGCAGTTCAAGGCGCTGCGGTCATACCTGAAAGCGCAGCCGCCCGCGTTCATTCCCGGAACGACGACCCGATACTACGGCACTCTCAACGTGAAATGA
- a CDS encoding TraB/GumN family protein, translating to MPDAVAARRLARRSCEGGWVAAFARRREARALEGAAPGSAFAGRFARVVFHTLARAVLSLLVPASLPVFFRVACALAVGAAQAGIAHAAGAAANAPGPAVRPAVTVPARPPPSIAPPAAPGTTASGPVRQQPARMPFYVATRGNTTIYVLGTLHVGDPADYPAGQPFRAPILAALAASPTLALELSPDELLVSQDDVSKYGVCKRDCLPGLLPEPLWRKLALRLRGNPAALDAIKKMRPWLASLVVETYDSLSAGLQTEYGTEAQLQNVYLRTRGKIVGLETLAQQMRAFTGLSAAQQREMLAQDLVQTPAQNVEDVRTLHRLWRVGDADAIAAWQAAKSEKLARDPRVSNSIDNRIVYERNRRFVAKMLQLAAPNKPLFVAIGALHLGGPKGVLQLLRQHGFVVEAG from the coding sequence ATGCCTGATGCGGTGGCGGCGCGTCGTCTTGCGCGCCGCTCGTGTGAAGGCGGCTGGGTGGCCGCCTTCGCGCGGCGCCGTGAGGCGCGTGCGCTGGAAGGCGCCGCGCCTGGCAGCGCGTTTGCTGGACGCTTCGCCCGTGTCGTTTTTCATACGCTGGCGCGTGCGGTTTTATCTCTGCTTGTTCCGGCGTCTCTGCCGGTTTTTTTTCGCGTAGCCTGCGCGCTGGCGGTGGGTGCGGCCCAAGCCGGCATCGCTCACGCCGCCGGTGCGGCGGCCAACGCGCCAGGCCCGGCGGTTCGTCCGGCGGTCACGGTGCCAGCCAGGCCGCCGCCTTCCATTGCGCCGCCCGCGGCGCCCGGCACCACGGCGAGCGGCCCGGTGCGCCAGCAACCGGCGCGCATGCCGTTCTATGTCGCGACGCGCGGCAATACCACCATCTACGTGCTCGGCACGCTGCACGTGGGCGACCCCGCCGACTATCCGGCGGGACAGCCGTTCCGCGCGCCGATCCTCGCGGCGCTCGCGGCGTCGCCGACGCTTGCGCTGGAACTGTCGCCCGACGAATTGCTGGTGTCGCAGGACGACGTTTCGAAGTACGGCGTGTGCAAGCGCGACTGCCTGCCGGGCCTGCTGCCTGAGCCGCTGTGGCGCAAGCTCGCGTTGCGGCTGCGCGGCAACCCGGCCGCGCTCGACGCGATCAAGAAGATGCGGCCGTGGCTCGCGTCGCTCGTGGTCGAGACCTACGACTCGCTGTCCGCGGGTCTTCAAACCGAATACGGCACCGAAGCGCAGTTGCAGAACGTGTATCTGAGGACGCGCGGCAAGATCGTCGGACTCGAAACGCTCGCGCAGCAGATGCGCGCGTTCACCGGACTGTCGGCTGCGCAGCAGCGTGAGATGCTCGCGCAGGATCTGGTGCAGACGCCCGCGCAGAACGTCGAGGACGTGCGCACGCTGCATCGGCTGTGGCGGGTCGGCGATGCCGATGCGATCGCCGCGTGGCAGGCGGCCAAATCGGAGAAGCTCGCGCGCGATCCGCGCGTCTCCAATTCGATCGACAACCGGATCGTCTATGAGCGCAATCGCCGCTTCGTCGCGAAGATGCTGCAACTCGCCGCGCCGAACAAGCCGCTGTTCGTCGCGATCGGCGCGCTGCATCTGGGTGGACCGAAGGGCGTGCTGCAGCTATTGCGGCAGCACGGGTTTGTGGTCGAGGCGGGGTGA
- a CDS encoding 5-formyltetrahydrofolate cyclo-ligase, translating into MLLESRLQAASEPAKNAALARRMLDALKHYAVPSVGFYWPLAGEFDARGAIAIWLAASPHHEASLPIVKERGMALEFHVWTPATPMKIGHHKIAEPTSGRVVLPELLFVPCVGFDSDGYRLGYGGGYYDRTLAGWPAAHKPITVGIAYEACRTDALEREPHDIPLDLIVTEAGFHPALPV; encoded by the coding sequence ATGTTGCTGGAAAGCCGTCTGCAAGCGGCTTCCGAGCCGGCGAAGAATGCCGCGCTAGCGCGTCGAATGCTCGACGCGCTGAAGCACTACGCGGTGCCGAGCGTGGGATTCTACTGGCCCCTCGCCGGTGAATTCGACGCGCGCGGCGCGATCGCGATCTGGCTGGCGGCGAGCCCGCATCACGAAGCCAGTCTGCCAATCGTTAAAGAACGTGGCATGGCGCTCGAATTCCATGTGTGGACGCCCGCGACGCCGATGAAAATCGGCCATCACAAGATTGCCGAACCCACCTCGGGGCGCGTCGTGCTGCCCGAACTGCTGTTCGTGCCCTGCGTGGGTTTCGACTCGGACGGCTACCGCCTCGGCTATGGCGGCGGCTATTACGACCGCACGCTGGCCGGCTGGCCGGCCGCGCACAAGCCGATCACGGTAGGCATCGCCTATGAAGCCTGCCGCACCGACGCGCTGGAACGCGAGCCGCATGACATTCCTCTCGATCTGATCGTTACCGAAGCGGGGTTTCATCCGGCGCTGCCGGTCTGA
- the pxpB gene encoding 5-oxoprolinase subunit PxpB, whose protein sequence is MNQPRIFPLGDAALVCEAPPPATLECQQRVWAAATAARDWPQVLEVVPGMNNLTLVFDPLETDADALGEQLLTAWNTVAEAAAPGRDVEIPVQYGGVFGPDLQAVAEHTGLRAREVVERHAGGAYVVFFLGFQPGFAYMGGLDAALHTPRRASPRLEVPAGSVGIGGEQTGIYPAVSPGGWQLIGRTEVPLFDPARRPPTLLQPGDRVRFTIAGLHA, encoded by the coding sequence ATGAACCAACCACGAATTTTTCCCTTGGGCGATGCCGCGCTCGTCTGCGAAGCGCCGCCACCCGCTACGCTGGAGTGCCAGCAGCGCGTCTGGGCCGCAGCCACGGCCGCGCGCGACTGGCCGCAGGTGCTCGAAGTCGTGCCTGGCATGAACAATCTGACGCTCGTGTTCGACCCGCTCGAGACCGACGCCGACGCGCTCGGCGAGCAGTTGCTCACGGCTTGGAACACGGTGGCCGAAGCCGCCGCGCCGGGGCGCGACGTCGAGATTCCGGTGCAATACGGCGGCGTATTTGGTCCGGATCTGCAGGCGGTCGCCGAACATACGGGCTTGCGCGCGCGCGAGGTCGTCGAGCGTCATGCGGGCGGCGCCTACGTGGTGTTCTTTCTCGGCTTTCAGCCCGGCTTCGCCTATATGGGCGGGCTCGACGCCGCGCTGCACACGCCGCGCCGCGCGTCGCCGCGGCTCGAGGTCCCGGCGGGCTCGGTCGGCATCGGCGGCGAGCAGACGGGGATTTATCCAGCGGTGTCGCCGGGCGGCTGGCAGCTGATCGGCCGCACCGAGGTGCCGCTGTTCGATCCGGCGCGCCGCCCGCCCACACTGCTGCAGCCCGGCGACCGGGTGCGCTTCACGATCGCGGGGCTCCACGCATGA
- a CDS encoding 5-oxoprolinase subunit C family protein, which produces MIDVIRAGLQTTIQDLGRHGYRHLGVAMGGALDRLSLEVGNRLVGNRPGAAGLEITFGPTVLRFLRATRVAITGTEFGATLDGKPVYSWWSLPVQAGQELVLHAAKRGMRGYVCVAGGIDVLPMLGSRSTDLAGHFGGLGGRALNDGDRLPVGVPPQRGQLGVTPEAPEFGVKAPAWCKFVLVDEPLRRGRHPSGVPWAIPIRVLRGPEYDSFTPDAQQSFWSDEWLVTPNSNRMGYRLAGTELKRTHKTDLLSHAVLPGTIQVPPNGQPIVLMSDAQTTGGYPKIGAVIQADLWKLAQVRLNAAVRFIPTTLYEARQALLEERAYLRQIDAAIAMHEERCARQAALAAL; this is translated from the coding sequence ATGATCGACGTGATCCGCGCGGGTCTTCAGACCACGATCCAGGACCTCGGCCGCCACGGCTACCGGCATCTCGGCGTCGCGATGGGCGGTGCGCTCGACCGTCTGTCGCTCGAAGTCGGCAACCGGCTGGTGGGCAACCGCCCCGGCGCGGCCGGCCTCGAAATCACCTTCGGCCCGACCGTGCTGCGCTTTCTGCGCGCCACGCGCGTCGCGATCACCGGTACCGAGTTCGGCGCGACGCTCGACGGCAAACCCGTTTATTCGTGGTGGAGCCTGCCCGTGCAGGCCGGCCAGGAACTCGTGCTGCACGCGGCGAAGCGCGGCATGCGCGGCTATGTCTGCGTGGCGGGCGGCATCGACGTGCTGCCGATGCTCGGCTCGCGCAGCACCGATCTCGCCGGCCATTTCGGCGGACTCGGCGGCCGCGCGCTGAATGACGGCGACCGTCTTCCGGTCGGGGTCCCGCCGCAGCGCGGCCAACTCGGCGTCACGCCCGAGGCGCCCGAATTCGGCGTAAAGGCGCCCGCCTGGTGCAAGTTCGTGCTGGTCGACGAGCCATTGCGACGCGGCCGGCATCCGTCGGGCGTGCCGTGGGCCATCCCGATTCGCGTGCTGCGCGGCCCCGAATATGACAGCTTCACCCCGGACGCGCAGCAGTCGTTCTGGTCCGACGAGTGGCTCGTCACGCCGAACAGCAACCGCATGGGCTACCGCCTCGCCGGCACGGAACTCAAACGCACGCACAAGACCGATCTGCTGTCGCACGCGGTGCTGCCCGGCACGATCCAGGTCCCGCCGAACGGCCAGCCGATCGTGTTGATGAGCGACGCGCAGACCACCGGCGGCTATCCGAAGATCGGTGCAGTGATCCAGGCCGATCTGTGGAAGCTCGCGCAGGTGCGCCTGAACGCGGCTGTCCGTTTCATCCCCACGACGCTCTACGAGGCGCGCCAGGCCTTGCTCGAAGAACGCGCGTATCTGCGGCAAATCGATGCCGCGATCGCGATGCATGAAGAGCGTTGCGCGCGCCAGGCGGCGCTCGCGGCGCTATAA